In Mycoplasmopsis fermentans PG18, one genomic interval encodes:
- a CDS encoding MAG6790 family protein: MYKFKAKLVSTQEVVAQANSLEEIEGLILGFRRKQKYDEHTRANEKIQIIHVERDSLKGKHKSKEEILKVV; this comes from the coding sequence ATGTATAAATTTAAAGCAAAATTAGTTTCAACTCAAGAAGTTGTTGCACAAGCAAACTCACTTGAAGAAATCGAAGGATTAATCCTTGGCTTCCGTCGTAAACAAAAATATGACGAACACACAAGAGCCAACGAAAAAATCCAAATTATACATGTTGAAAGGGATTCTTTAAAAGGTAAACATAAATCAAAAGAAGAAATTCTTAAAGTTGTTTAA
- a CDS encoding MYPU_1760 family metalloprotease, producing the protein MIPPQNIKRSGSKKRNNALFWTLISLSIFLCFVSLFVAVYLLLNNKNETINKNNNLVKIKIQSKEDKIGLINQDKYIEQYAKSPSSLNNFDNVTNDLKNQFIDLKFNDYILANNTVLKYDTKKHSYKYDKRNWVKNGTFKFENNSWVYIDPINNVKFIDKSYGVDKNKKPRFLLGPYGLALLANYFYSRMTYGPEIKFLDSINVNDFSIITKESAGIYLPTIQRIYLNGAALSEKGAKLSVKVKQILYSLFHEYMHHWAHSYASYGSIEDVKNNKAITIPYRSNLEFSVKSDFWYKKFANQFKELLNYDDTWINSINPWFPGDNSFVPYKLSLNDLWSLSNENDNKKFKEALNKLKSIKDENDKVTFRETKDFDSKYLIADYSINSLPYYYSLVELVPREWQKYAYIPFNDPSNPYNYLYEKIIKSDTIDDLDIIESFYGVTFKDSNNLLTYANSYSIDWSRTMHKAQLEADRNFYSNNIYKSENQQLFYKLFLETMGYGKTIAQVKSKIDVKKLIAGDTDSYSVEIDKNNIFQTRISGYLDNKNIKGFYFTNNKDEKEFVKINYLNAFKFEGKDNLLDTTFTLSPNMVLSDLISKQAAYTSDYFDYRNIKENSPIEFWQDLNNDGEMQDNELIKEYEKDPLPDRYLTSSDAPSELDSTNSYKIEASFISKKQSNKKYGIYFKRREMNVFS; encoded by the coding sequence ATGATCCCACCTCAAAATATTAAGCGATCAGGATCAAAAAAGCGCAACAATGCATTATTTTGAACATTAATATCATTGTCAATCTTTTTGTGTTTTGTTTCATTGTTTGTTGCTGTTTATTTACTTTTAAATAATAAAAATGAAACAATAAATAAAAATAATAATTTAGTTAAAATAAAAATACAAAGTAAAGAAGATAAAATAGGACTTATAAATCAAGATAAATATATTGAACAATATGCAAAAAGTCCTTCTTCATTAAATAATTTTGACAATGTTACAAATGATTTAAAAAATCAATTTATTGATTTAAAATTTAATGATTATATTTTGGCTAATAACACTGTTTTAAAGTATGATACGAAAAAACATAGCTATAAATATGATAAGAGAAATTGAGTTAAAAATGGAACGTTTAAATTTGAAAATAACAGTTGAGTATATATTGATCCTATTAACAATGTCAAATTTATTGACAAATCTTATGGCGTTGATAAAAACAAAAAACCACGCTTCCTTTTAGGCCCTTATGGTTTAGCTTTATTAGCTAATTATTTCTACTCAAGAATGACTTATGGACCGGAAATAAAATTTTTAGATTCTATAAACGTTAATGACTTTAGTATTATCACTAAAGAATCTGCAGGTATTTATTTGCCAACAATTCAAAGAATTTATTTAAATGGTGCGGCACTAAGTGAAAAAGGAGCAAAATTAAGTGTCAAAGTAAAACAAATACTTTATTCACTTTTTCATGAATACATGCACCATTGAGCACACAGTTATGCTTCATATGGTTCAATTGAAGATGTTAAAAATAATAAAGCAATTACAATTCCTTATCGTTCAAATTTAGAATTTTCAGTAAAAAGTGATTTTTGATATAAAAAATTTGCTAATCAATTTAAGGAATTATTAAATTATGATGATACATGAATAAACTCAATAAATCCATGGTTTCCAGGAGACAATTCATTTGTTCCTTATAAACTAAGTCTTAATGACTTGTGAAGTTTATCAAATGAAAACGATAATAAAAAATTCAAAGAAGCTTTAAATAAATTGAAATCTATTAAAGATGAAAATGACAAAGTAACTTTTAGAGAAACTAAAGATTTCGATTCAAAATATTTAATAGCCGATTATTCAATAAATAGTTTGCCTTATTATTATTCTCTAGTTGAACTAGTGCCAAGAGAATGACAAAAATATGCTTACATACCATTTAATGATCCATCAAATCCTTATAATTATTTATATGAAAAAATAATTAAATCAGATACTATAGATGATTTAGATATAATTGAATCTTTTTATGGTGTTACTTTTAAAGATTCAAATAATTTGTTGACCTATGCCAATAGTTATTCAATTGATTGATCAAGAACAATGCATAAAGCTCAATTAGAAGCTGATCGAAACTTTTATAGTAACAATATTTATAAAAGTGAAAATCAACAACTATTTTACAAATTGTTTCTTGAAACAATGGGTTATGGTAAAACTATAGCTCAAGTTAAAAGCAAAATAGATGTTAAAAAATTAATTGCTGGAGACACTGATAGTTATTCAGTTGAAATTGATAAAAATAATATTTTTCAAACAAGAATTAGTGGTTATTTAGATAACAAAAATATCAAAGGATTTTATTTCACAAATAATAAAGATGAAAAAGAGTTTGTTAAAATAAATTATTTAAATGCATTTAAATTTGAGGGAAAAGATAATTTATTAGATACTACTTTTACCTTATCGCCAAATATGGTTTTAAGTGATTTAATTTCAAAACAAGCAGCTTATACAAGTGATTATTTTGATTATAGAAATATAAAAGAAAATTCACCTATTGAATTCTGACAAGATCTAAATAATGATGGTGAAATGCAAGATAATGAATTAATCAAAGAATATGAAAAAGATCCATTGCCAGATAGATATTTAACTAGTAGTGATGCACCTAGTGAATTAGATTCAACGAATTCATATAAAATAGAAGCTAGCTTTATAAGCAAAAAACAATCAAATAAAAAATATGGAATATATTTTAAAAGGAGGGAAATGAATGTCTTTAGTTAA